A part of Salmo trutta chromosome 15, fSalTru1.1, whole genome shotgun sequence genomic DNA contains:
- the ripply3 gene encoding protein ripply3 — MLPLGQDMQLTSLTVKDQLMRCMRRNRESEEPILSYPVIWRPWIPCHRETGCLEKFDQGNVSSRTRQMSKGAHGFQHPVRLFMPKSRTEEYVSHLGKVVLDSFPVQATLHFYNDDSSSEDDEDMEEELEVHSHSLDHRSHPLRENSER, encoded by the exons ATGCTCCCTCTTGGTCAGGATATGCAGTTGACGTCGCTCACAGTGAAAGACCAATTAATGAGATGCATGAGAAGAAACAGGGAGTCTGAAGAGCCAATCCTAAG TTATCCAGTGATATGGAGACCATGGATTCCCTGTCATAGAGAAACTGGATGTCTAGAAAAA TTTGACCAAGGGAATGTGTCATCAAGAACCAGACAGATGTCCAAAGGTGCCCATGGATTCCAGCACCCTGTCAG GCTCTTCATGCCCAAGTCCAGGACTGAGGAATATGTGTCTCATTTGGGGAAGGTGGTCTTGGACAGTTTCCCTGTCCAAGCCACTCTCCACTTCTACAACGATGACTCCAGCTCTGAGGATGATGAAGATATGGAGGAAGAGCTGGAGGTTCATTCACACAGTTTGGATCACAGGTCCCATCCACTCAGAGAGAATTCAGAGAGGTAG